The DNA region GTGCAAAGTATTACTGTGACAGGACGACCTGCACTTTAAGAATTGTGGGCCTGAGAGAGACCGACTCAGCCGAGTACAAGTTCAAGTTCAAAGACAGACCAATGAGGAGATTCATTGCTTCACCAGGAGTCACTTTATCTGTCACAGGTaccattttttatttctaaatattCCCCATCTAGGATATGATATTAATTATTGTGTATTTgcatgtttgtgaacagtatagTGATAAACGGTGCTTCTGTGCCTTCCTCACAGATCCACATCTCCAGGTACAGGTGAGAAGATCCTATTCTACCTGGGGCGAACTGTTTTGTCACAGCACTTGTCATCTACCTGATCGTCCTTCCTTCATCTGGTACAAGAACGGACAGAGAATTCAGACAGAAACATCGTCTTCATATTCAGACTACTTTGATGCTGCAGACAGCTATTCCTGTGCTGTAAAAGGACATGAGGATTTCCCCTCTCCTCCAATGTGTGAGTTTACTCCACAGTCTTTTGCAAACGTGATGCCATCTGGTGGAGCTATTGGCACCATTCACTCAACACATTCATATTACTGATACAGAGTAACTGATGGTGAAAATACCCTCTCCCACTCCCCTATATCCACATAGTAATCCAAAATCCCTTCACCCTGTTTTCTTCAGAGGTCAGATCTTAAACTAACTTAACTGACAAGATGGCGCCAGTGTGTATGGCACGCCGTCTGTTGCTCCcacttttgtctgtgtttttagtgtttttaagcCTTGACACTCCTCAGATCGAGTCTCTGCTGGTATATGATCGCCAGACCCTTTTGGATCTACGACAAAATATCAGTGATCTAAGTGcctttaatcatttttacttTTAGGACCCCTACTTTTCTCCCTGTATATGCTTCCCCTAGGGTCTATCCTCAGAAAGCATGGTGTCGCTTTTCATTGCTATGCTGATGACAGCCAGATATATGTCCCTCTGAGTAAGAGCGATGCCTTTTCCCTCAAACCCCTGCTGTCATGTCTTGAAGATATCAAAGCCTGGATGGCcctaaactttttaaattttaatgagaaaaaaacagaggtgATGGTGTTTGGCTCCAGCGGCTCATGTGTTTCCTCCCCTGTTGATCTGGGTCCTTTGGCAGTTTATGCGAAGTCTACTGTTACGAACTTGGGTTTTAAGATGGACAGTGATTTTAAATTGGACCGCCAAATTAGTGCAGTTGTAAAGTCCAGTTTCTTTCACCTCAGGCAGCTTGCGAAGGTGAAGCCTTTTCTTGCACATCAGCACTTTGAAGCAGTAATCCATGCCTTCATCACATCTCGGCTGGATTACTgcaatgcactttattttggagTTAGCCAGTCCTCCCTTGCACGTCTCCAGTTAGTCCAGAATGCTGCCGCTCGTCTGCTAACTGGAGTACGAATGAGAGAGCACATTACACCCATcctggcctccctccactggctgcctgtgcactttagagttcattttaagatccttttatttgtttttaaatctttaaatggcCTCGCCCCGCcctacctctctgagcttcttcaCCCCTACGCCCCTGCCCGgtgcctcaggtcagctgatcagctgctccTTGAGGTACCGAGGTCGAAGCGAATGCTTAGAGGAGACCGTGCATTCTCCGTTGCTGCTCCAAAAATGTGGAATAATCTACCACTGCACATCAGACAGGCCTcctcactgtctgtttttaaaacccACCTTAAAACCCACTTTTACTCACTGGCTTTTAACCCAGCATGAGACCTtgctctgttttttatttgtttgttgttgtttttattgttttttgttttaactgcttttcattatctcactgttttgttgttttatgacctcctatgtacagcactttgtttcagctgtggttgttttaaagcgctttataaataaagttgagttgagttgagttgagttgaaaGTTCTCCTAAGAATCCATCTGTCCAGCTCATTTCTCActggacaaaacacacactcacatctgGCTTTTCtgtgtaatgggaaaggttacaactGGCATTCACTcccaggtcaaatgactctacagtagtcacaggtatttatcagctccagctccgatCGGCTTGCAGTTATGGAAATATGACACACGAGTGGTTCCTCATGGAGACAAGTGGCTGAAAAgggtttcctccgtggggtgtctgggctcagccttagagatagggtgaggagcgcagacatctggagggagctcggagtagagccgctgctccttcacgtcgaaaggggtcagttgaggtagtttaggtatctgatcaggatcctcctgggcgcctcctgttagaggtgttctgggcacgtccaactTGTAGGAGGCCCCGGAGTAGACCGAAGgctgctttgcttggcctgctgcccccacgatcAGCCCCCAGATGGATTGACACTCAAGTGCACATGCCAATTTCAGCCCCATGGCCGACGATGTTTGGTGACCACAAAAAACCATCTGTCTCAGTCCAAACAGCGCTCAAACATCactccaaattgctcccgacACTTGAGAGACAGCCTGAATAATTACAGATATAagaaagaagtaaccactgtaacattttcacaagcctccatgctgctttctactgtttactaaagGCTCACTCATACACCCTTTATCTACCAAAGTAGATACTTCAGTTATAAATGTCGTAATTGTCACTGCCCTCACACTGTCACAtgtcctttatgatggcatagatacagccaatagatggcgtTAGAGGttagagtcaaaagtttcacgcaACAAATGAGGTGACGGTGGAGGAGGTCGTATTATTGTATCTTTAAGGCAGGGTTGTAGATAGCTGAGGTCTGTGCTGTCATTGTAAATATTTCAACATGTGGACgaagaattcttttcactattttcaCCATATATTAATTTATACTATTgtaaaatttgtttgttttcaatttgttttaaTTCCATCTTTATTTAAAGTTCTTTGTCATCTCCTACTATAATGTCTTGCTTGAACTACACAACACTGCCTTCACGGTTTCTGGTGGTGCTGCTCCATTTCGTCCGTACAAGAGCTCATTTACACTTAACATTAGATATGGAGATGGACGGagccctctgtctgtctgcatgtttTCTGAGAGCTTACGGATAAAGCAAAGCAGTATCACCAGAATTCTtggaggcagtgtagcgtaGTTCAAGTGAGATACGACTGTAGGATATGACAAAGAACTCCAAACAATGGTGGAACAGAGTGGATCAATAATATATGATAATACATAGGGAAAAGaaatgagtgaaaaaaaaattcttggtCCACATGTAATGGCAGACAGACCTCCGCTGTCTACAACCCTGCCTCCACTTAAAGGCACAATATTACCGTCGCctcgtttgttgttgtgtgaaacttttgactctgctttCTAGTGCCATCATCTATCATTTACAACGTTTGAAACAGACATGTATTTTGTCAGCATTCACAAAATGGACAAAATGAATGCTgagtacagacagaaggctccgtctgtCTCTCATCTCCTTGTCTGATGTTGAGCAGATATGAGCCCTAACCTGCTTTCCAGCATGTCCATGATGTCAGATGTGACACTCCATGCACTACGAGATGTATTTGTTACACTGTTGattgaaaatgattttttgttTCAGGTGTTTTCGGTCAAATCTGCAACAGAGTCACATACAGTAACAGAAGCATCTGCGCCGTCAAAGGCTCATCAGTGGACATTTCTTGCACTTACAGCAGTTCCAAGGATCACATTGAATCAAGACTCTGGTTCAATCCTGAACGTAGTGATCAGTGGACGAATGCTGAGGACCTCAGAGAAGACTCCCAGTTTGCAGGTCGTGTTCAGGTCATTGACACAGAGAGCGGACGCTCCACCCTGAGAATCACTGACCTGAGAGAGAGCGACTCAGCTGAGTATCACTTCAAATTCACAACACCAAGCTTTGAATGGAGGAGTAGTTTACCTGGTACAACTCTGACTGTCACAGGTACTGATGAGAATACTGGAAATGTTCATAATAGTTCAAAAGGATTTTTGACTTATAACTGCACAAAGAATGGTGACTGATTTGTTGATGGTTAAAGATGCTTTCTGATCAGTAATGATCATTAATATAATATTGTTCCTTGTTCTCATATCCAGCTCTCCAGGTGCGGGTGACCAGAAGAACAGTCCATCAGTCTCATACCGAGGCACAGCTGTTCTGTTGGAGCAGCTGCAGTCCAGCTGGTCATTTTTCCTTCGTCTGGTTCAAGAATGGAAAGAAAAATACGACCGAGGAAACTTCCACTTACACAGATTTCTTTTATCCCGGAGACAACATCTCGTGTGCTTTCAAAGGACATGAGGACACCCGCTCTGTTTCACTGTGTGAGTCATTTAAGGTATACTTTGCAGAACTAGTCCCTCTCAATCACCACTTAGGACCCACTAGAAGAGTGTGGTGGtgttttttctgcagagactgtgCTCCCTGCCTGGATTTTTCTCATACACTTGACTATTAGACAGCTGGGCGGCCCTGGGCCCTCGCACACTAAGCAGGAACGCACCTCAAAGTTAAAGTCTGTGGGTCCATGAGTGTGGAGATTAAGATTGGGCCAAAGACTGCTAGAAATCTGTGTGACAACTACCAGGAGTATTCAGGCTGTGACTTAATGTCAAAACTAAATGacagtgtttctctctctgataAATCATCTATAATTTACGAACCATCTTCAAATTAAACATGCTATTCTTGACAATATTCCCATCTTAAAGTTAATATGTATCCATATCTTCACCTGCAGATGCTCCaaagcttccctctgtgtcactgaGCCCACCTGGTGAAGTCATGGAGGGCAgttcagtgactctgacctgtagcagtgatgctaacccagcagctaaGTACACCTGGTACAAGGAGAATGGAAACCTCAACAGACCTCTCAGTGAAGGACCACAGCTCGTCTTCAGCTCCATCCAGTCCTCTGACTCTGGACAGTATTACTGTGCAGCAGAGAACGAGCTAGCGACAATATTTGAATCCATCCTcattaatgtgaaatgtaagtGAAACCTTTTTAAAAGCAATGCATAACTACTAAGGTAGTTTTATTCACTACTGGTAACCAGATTTGGTCAAAAACCATCAGCTATCCAGTTGCAGATGCTGCCACAACTTCCTGTTATTTAAATACAAATGATTATAATGTGTAATttctcctccagatgctccaaagcttccctctgtgtcagtgagtccctctgctgagatagtggagggcagttcagtgactctgacctgtagcagtgatgctaacccagcagctaaATACACCTGGTACAAGGAGAACCAAACACTGTCTCAAGGACAAGAAGGTATCTACCATTTCACCTCCATCAGCTCTGTGGACAGCGGAATCTACCACTGCAAGTCTGAGAATCCATATGGACAGATCAACTCTTCATCTCTATTTATAGATGTGCAGTGTAAGTAGGAAAACATTAACAGATCACTTCAAAATTAAAAGTATATAATGATTTATGAAAAGCAATTCCACAGACAGGTTGCATCACTAGTATTCGTTGTAAACATCACCttctccagtgtgtaggatttagtggcctctagtggtgaggttgcagaactgaaacttctaccatgtgccaagtgtgtactGTAGGAGAACAACAGTGGccaatgtaaaaatgcaaatggtccTATCTcgagtgtttggtttgtctgtagAGACAACATGACGGACTCATTTGGAGAGgtcctgctctgtatgtagataaaaacagctcattctaaggtaaagaaAGCCATGATTCTTATctccaggtgattatacactataGAAAACACACATATTATATCGAATtcctgccagtatatccccctaaatcctacacactggacctttaaatatcaTTATGAATTCAGTCAAACTCAAACCACTTTCCATCAAGTATTAATGAAATGTTTCCCTCTTAATAttctcctccagatgctccaaagcttccctctgtgtcagtgagtccctctgctgagatagtggagggcagttcagtgactctgacctgtagcagtgatgctaacccagcagctaaATACACCTGGTACAAGGAGAACCAAACACTGTCTCAAGGACAAGAAGGTATCTACCATTTCACCTCCATCAGCTCTGTGGACAGCGGAATCTACCACTGCAAGTCTGAGAATCCATATGGACAGATCAACTCTTCATCTCTATTTATAGATGTGCAGTGTAAGTAGGAAAACATTAACAGATCACTTCAAAATTAAAAGTATATAATGATTTATGAAAAGCAATTCCACAGACAAAACTAGTATGAcctgatttaaatgttttggctaTAATCACAGTGCTCCTCAAAGGTCTGAGTAAGACTAATTTATTCCTGAAAATGGGCACACACTTTTGCAGGGTTGGTGCCAAACTGTCTTTACCTTTTATGAAAACCAACTGAAAATACTTCCTAGTAGGTCAGAATATGTAATTCACCTTAACCAGTTTGATGACTTTCGCAAACGAACTGATCAGAGGCATTTTAACATCCTTCTAGATACAGTAGATAATTACATCCCTTAATGAGCAGATCTTTGTCATGTTATAAAAGAACAGAAGATTCACCATCAGACTAAAAGTGTTAGGGTTATTTCTGCAGTTACTGAGTTTTGCATCACTAGTATTCGTTGTAAACATCACCttctccagtgtgtaggatttagtggcctctagtggtgaggttgcagaactgaaacttctaccatgtgccaagtgtgtactGTAGGAGAACAACAGTGGccaatgtaaaaatgcaaatggtccTATCTcgagtgtttggtttgtctgtagAGACAACATGACGGACTCATTTGGAGAGgtcctgctctgtatgtagataaaaacagctcattctaaggtaaagaaAGCCATGATTCTTATctccaggtgattatacactataGAAAACACACATATTATATCGAATtcctgccagtatatccccctaaatcctacacactggacctttaaatatcaTTATGAATTCAGTCAAACTCAAACCACTTTCCATCAAGTATTAATGAAATGTTTCCCTCTTAATAttctcctccagatgctccaaagcttccctctgtgtcagtgagtccctctgctgagatagtggagggcagttcagtgactctgacctgtagcagtgatgctaacccagcagctaaCTATACCTGGTACAAGGAGGATGAAGACTCACCAAAAGCATCAGGACAGATCTTCACCATCACTGACATCAGAGCTGAACACAGTGGGAATTATTACTGTGAAGTCCAGAACACAAGAGGACGTCATAACTCCACCTTATATCTGATTGTTGTGGCAGGTTAGTTATACTCATTGGCCTCATACTGTGTTTCACATGACCTAAACTACCTGAACAGCCATTTTTAACCTTGTACTTCATCTTAACCATCCAGTTGGACAGGCCTGTCACAACACTTCTGACCATGACAGTGGAGGGAGAAGAGGACATTTTAAATCCATCTTGCATCAGGCCTCTGTGGCAGGTTTGTTATCTTTTTTCTACCAACACACACCTTCTGTATACACTGCAGATTTTCACATGGAGTCCACCGcacattgttttgattttcagttttgtttaaaCTGGGGTCATCTTATTGAAGTTTTGGACATCGGTACTATCGGTTTTATGGATTTATACTTTCACAGGGACTGCCAATTTCCCCtgttatgtacagtatgtgtgcacTTGCTCTTTACCTTCATGTGTTTTAAACTTAGAAAGATACATAACTGTTGGGGGAGTCAGGGAATCATCCccctgaaaaaaatattgtaatttaaaacaaatttcctGCATTTCTGCACCACCTGCACTAGTCTAGATTAGTTACACTGACGGTGTTATGAAGACCAAGAATGCATCAAGAACTGTATGACTGGGTGGAGAGGAAatggatatttcatatttgaacttcaattcatgaaaacataatgcagCCTAAAACTGTAGTAGGTTGCAGGCAACTAGATCGTCTTCAAGGTCAAATAAGGACAAACAATAGCCTTGTATCATCATAATATTAGGTAGAAAATTTCAACCTGCTGAAACAATTTTAAACCTGATGGTTGCATTCTTAAAGGTTAAGTGTGTAAGTTTAagggggatttggtggcatctagagGTGAATTACATTGCATTGATTGCAAGCAGCTTAAAACTTCTGGTCAGAATTCCTCCAGTGTACAGAGTTAAGGAGGTTTTCATTGGGAGCAGAATTATCTacagagatctcttcctctacagcacaaacagaccagctgttAGAACTATTAAAAacgctgaataaagcagtttcacgttacaaatcaatgcatctctgaTGCTATTCGGCATCACAACAAGCTATTGTTTACTTACCCCTTTTCTCTTGTAATTTTacatgtgctcacctttttctgatccagacattctggaggtttttaccgtgagccgatttatctgcagaggtctcttccctTCCAAAACTTTCCATCCCTGAATCTACAGCATATGTGTCAAACTCAAGGCCCGCGGGCCAAATGTGGCCCGCCACGTCATTTTATGTGGCCCGCGAGAGCTTAAAAGGTCTgattgtctaaaaataaataggtcAAAAGCGTGATttgaccaaaaactacatttcccacaatgcatgtCGATTATATTATCCGCGAAGTGCCGGCTTCTCGCCACTAGACGGCAGTGTTTCCACATCAATGCGATTTATCCAACAAGTGGAATTGAGAAATACAAATAATGATCCCAAAATGTCCAGGAAGAGAAAAGTTGATGCAGATGGAAGGCTGTTTCAAGAAAGATGGGAAGGCGAATACATGTTTGTGCTTCAAGGAGAAAGGCCGGTATGTCTTTTGTGTTCAATCAAGGATCAAACTATCCAAGTGAATAAAGTTTATTCACTTGGATAGTTTGATCCTTGATTGATGGAGGTATGTGGGTTTCATAAGCTGACAAATCAAAAGGATTTATGTTATAACAGAGCAAcaagcaaacatatttttttctatgcaACTGTAATATTTGTAACTTGAATAAGTAGTAAATTCAGAGTTATTTAATATTAAGGa from Epinephelus fuscoguttatus linkage group LG3, E.fuscoguttatus.final_Chr_v1 includes:
- the LOC125883247 gene encoding B-cell receptor CD22-like, yielding MGSSAASGFIVLFVYMSMAQSRQVLTYISAQICAVRGSTVDIRCSYRQLPTVKRHSVPVERILWFTEMQDKEPVDLRTNMEYAGRAKYYCDRTTCTLRIVGLRETDSAEYKFKFKDRPMRRFIASPGVTLSVTDPHLQVQVRRSYSTWGELFCHSTCHLPDRPSFIWYKNGQRIQTETSSSYSDYFDAADSYSCAVKGHEDFPSPPMCVFGQICNRVTYSNRSICAVKGSSVDISCTYSSSKDHIESRLWFNPERSDQWTNAEDLREDSQFAGRVQVIDTESGRSTLRITDLRESDSAEYHFKFTTPSFEWRSSLPGTTLTVTDAPKLPSVSLSPPGEVMEGSSVTLTCSSDANPAAKYTWYKENGNLNRPLSEGPQLVFSSIQSSDSGQYYCAAENELATIFESILINVKYAPKLPSVSVSPSAEIVEGSSVTLTCSSDANPAAKYTWYKENQTLSQGQEGIYHFTSISSVDSGIYHCKSENPYGQINSSSLFIDVQYAPKLPSVSVSPSAEIVEGSSVTLTCSSDANPAAKYTWYKENQTLSQGQEGIYHFTSISSVDSGIYHCKSENPYGQINSSSLFIDVQYAPKLPSVSVSPSAEIVEGSSVTLTCSSDANPAANYTWYKEDEDSPKASGQIFTITDIRAEHSGNYYCEVQNTRGRHNSTLYLIVVAVGQACHNTSDHDSGGRRGHFKSILHQASVAAASRSHIVILPPFLLVIVFIFVVLWIRFPNQRHELRRRLNNRAQSLPRLTCPLHVRCVFSEAANHLYSLLPTRWQTEFSSWL